One candidate division WOR-3 bacterium genomic region harbors:
- a CDS encoding T9SS type A sorting domain-containing protein, whose translation MVEIIIGTDSTYSYHGPLNRSYNYSTHEAIYLQSEIGISGVITHIAYYKHLSVDLSPIENVAIYLKHTGEEILANGIYSLMGYTEVFTGTFTNNAHQGWMGVSLTTSFPYNNSDNLQILIIKGYQAYLAIQPIWWRYTTTSPIYRTRQAYNDNTPPTNLNQTYNRPNIRLMIRQVSDLIENDFNTHLIISKISATPNPFTNKTNISFNLSEAQKVSLKIYDTKGKLIRTLVDGVMSSGVHNITWDGTDEHRLNVAKGIYFYILETPKQRFSKKLILMR comes from the coding sequence ATGGTAGAAATAATAATTGGTACAGACAGCACATATTCTTATCATGGACCACTGAATCGTTCCTATAATTATTCAACTCATGAAGCGATATATCTACAGTCAGAAATAGGCATATCAGGTGTAATTACACATATAGCATATTACAAACACTTATCAGTTGATTTGAGTCCAATTGAAAATGTCGCGATTTATTTGAAACATACGGGTGAAGAAATACTCGCAAATGGTATTTATTCATTAATGGGCTATACAGAAGTTTTTACCGGCACATTTACTAATAATGCACACCAAGGATGGATGGGAGTCAGTTTAACGACCTCTTTTCCATATAACAATTCTGATAATCTTCAAATCTTAATTATAAAAGGTTATCAAGCATACTTAGCCATACAACCTATTTGGTGGCGATATACCACAACATCACCAATATATCGGACAAGACAAGCATACAATGACAACACTCCTCCAACAAATCTAAACCAAACCTATAACCGACCAAATATAAGATTAATGATAAGGCAGGTTTCAGACCTTATTGAAAACGATTTTAATACTCATCTGATTATATCTAAAATCAGCGCAACCCCTAATCCATTCACTAATAAGACTAATATCTCATTTAATCTTTCTGAAGCACAAAAGGTCTCATTGAAAATCTATGATACTAAAGGAAAACTTATTAGAACTTTAGTTGATGGGGTGATGAGTTCAGGAGTCCATAATATCACTTGGGATGGCACAGACGAACATAGACTTAATGTGGCTAAAGGCATTTATTTCTACATTCTTGAAACACCAAAGCAAAGGTTTAGTAAAAAGTTAATTTTGATGAGGTAG